The following coding sequences lie in one Flavobacterium sediminis genomic window:
- the lpxA gene encoding acyl-ACP--UDP-N-acetylglucosamine O-acyltransferase — protein sequence MNQPLAYVHPGAKIARNVVIDPFTTIHNNVEIGEGTWIGSNVTIMEGARIGKNCNIFPGAVISAPPQDLKYQGEDTIVEIGDNTTIRECVTINRGTTDRMKTVIGKNCLIMAYCHIAHDCIVGDNCIFSNNTNLAGHISVGDFVVLAGMVAVHQFCSIGSHSFVTGGSLVRKDVPPFTKAAREPLSYVGINSVGLRRRGFSTEKIREIQDIYRILYQKNYNTSQALGIIEAEMEATNERDEIIQFIKDSSRGVMKGYSGIY from the coding sequence ATGAATCAACCGTTAGCATACGTTCATCCGGGGGCAAAAATCGCAAGAAATGTCGTAATTGATCCTTTCACAACCATTCACAACAATGTTGAAATAGGGGAAGGAACCTGGATAGGCTCTAATGTAACCATCATGGAAGGAGCCCGCATCGGAAAAAACTGTAATATTTTCCCGGGAGCAGTGATCTCTGCACCACCACAGGATCTGAAATATCAAGGAGAAGACACTATTGTTGAGATTGGTGACAATACCACGATCCGCGAATGTGTAACCATCAACAGAGGAACAACAGACCGTATGAAAACGGTTATCGGAAAGAACTGTTTAATTATGGCCTACTGTCATATTGCACACGATTGTATAGTAGGGGATAATTGTATCTTTTCGAACAATACTAATCTGGCAGGACATATTTCAGTAGGCGATTTTGTAGTATTGGCAGGAATGGTAGCCGTACATCAGTTTTGTTCAATCGGAAGTCACTCTTTTGTAACCGGAGGTTCATTAGTACGTAAAGATGTTCCACCTTTTACAAAAGCAGCAAGAGAACCGCTTTCGTATGTTGGGATCAACTCAGTAGGATTAAGAAGAAGAGGTTTTTCAACAGAAAAAATTAGGGAAATTCAGGATATTTACCGAATTTTATATCAAAAGAACTATAACACGTCACAAGCTTTAGGAATTATAGAAGCTGAAATGGAAGCTACAAATGAACGTGATGAAATTATTCAGTTTATTAAAGATTCATCGAGAGGTGTGATGAAAGGGTATTCAGGAATTTATTAA
- a CDS encoding LTA synthase family protein, giving the protein MIWQLNDLDLSFLKLIRIIFTGLFFDLGVLSFLWTIISFYLLFTPKRWIGTIADKAVVLFGMGLVTLIFTFTFFAEITFWEEFHCRFNFVAVDYLIYTYEVVKNINESYPLVILIPSILMLVALVFVLFVKNKVFSDTFLDKTEMKNRAIIFSGSLAVCLFYSFFIKNNQAEWSENRYNNEISKAGIYSFFSEFRNNKLDYAAFYETISEEKAFATIRKDLDRKNSRFICEKECIKREITDTLQEIHPNVVFVLMESMSADFMRSFGNNGNLTQNLDNLTEKGLFLTNLFATGNRTVRGMEAVTLSIPPTPGQSIVKRPDNSNLYNVANVFKAKNYQCNFFYGGDGYFDNMNAFYGGNGFDIYDRGRGSILSDKIKTTRHLIEDEEVTFENAWGICDEDIYNKMIEVADKSYAAQKPFFNFVMTTSNHRPYTYPEGKIDIPSGTGRDGAVKYSDFAIGEMFQKIKDKPWFKNTVFIFIADHCASSAGKDEIDVKNYHIPAIIYGKDIIQPEKVETLCSQIDIFPTLFGQLHWSYTSNFFGNNVKANDYQSRALIATYLKLGLLKPNHEVLVLSNKKNCHQYLWNEETNELQSQEVDTKFEKETIAWYETADYLYNNNLLK; this is encoded by the coding sequence ATGATCTGGCAGTTAAATGACCTGGATCTTAGTTTTTTAAAATTAATTCGAATCATTTTTACAGGTTTATTTTTTGATTTAGGTGTCCTTTCCTTTTTATGGACAATAATATCGTTTTACCTATTATTTACACCTAAAAGATGGATAGGAACTATTGCTGATAAAGCCGTTGTTTTATTCGGAATGGGATTAGTAACCCTAATCTTTACGTTTACTTTTTTTGCTGAAATAACTTTTTGGGAAGAATTTCATTGTCGTTTTAATTTTGTAGCTGTAGATTATTTAATTTACACTTATGAAGTGGTTAAAAATATCAATGAATCTTATCCTTTGGTTATCTTAATTCCTTCAATACTAATGCTGGTAGCTTTAGTGTTTGTATTGTTTGTAAAAAATAAAGTATTCAGCGATACTTTTCTGGATAAAACAGAAATGAAAAACAGAGCAATAATATTTAGCGGAAGTCTGGCTGTTTGCTTATTTTATTCCTTTTTTATTAAAAATAATCAGGCTGAATGGTCTGAGAACCGATACAACAATGAAATTTCTAAAGCAGGAATCTATTCTTTCTTTTCTGAATTCAGAAATAACAAGTTGGATTATGCCGCTTTTTATGAGACAATCTCAGAAGAGAAAGCATTTGCTACTATCCGTAAAGATTTAGACAGAAAGAACAGTCGTTTTATTTGTGAAAAAGAATGTATCAAAAGAGAAATAACAGATACTTTGCAAGAAATTCATCCGAACGTAGTATTTGTTTTAATGGAAAGTATGAGCGCTGACTTTATGAGATCTTTCGGAAACAACGGAAATTTAACGCAAAATTTAGACAATTTAACAGAAAAAGGATTATTTTTAACGAATCTATTCGCTACCGGTAACCGTACAGTAAGAGGAATGGAAGCTGTAACCTTATCTATACCACCTACACCCGGACAAAGTATTGTAAAACGTCCGGATAACAGTAATTTGTATAATGTTGCTAACGTTTTCAAAGCTAAAAATTACCAATGCAACTTCTTTTACGGAGGAGATGGATATTTTGATAATATGAATGCCTTTTACGGAGGAAACGGTTTTGATATATACGATAGAGGTAGAGGAAGTATTTTGAGTGATAAGATAAAAACAACGCGTCATTTAATTGAAGACGAAGAAGTTACCTTTGAAAATGCCTGGGGGATATGTGATGAAGATATCTATAACAAAATGATTGAAGTAGCAGACAAAAGCTATGCAGCTCAAAAGCCGTTCTTTAATTTTGTAATGACCACTTCTAATCACAGACCTTATACGTATCCGGAAGGAAAAATAGATATTCCTTCAGGAACGGGAAGAGACGGAGCTGTGAAATATAGTGATTTTGCCATCGGTGAAATGTTCCAAAAAATCAAAGATAAACCATGGTTTAAAAACACTGTTTTTATTTTTATAGCAGATCATTGTGCCAGTAGTGCAGGAAAAGACGAGATAGACGTTAAAAATTATCATATTCCGGCTATTATCTACGGAAAGGATATCATTCAGCCGGAAAAAGTAGAAACACTTTGTAGTCAAATTGATATTTTTCCAACGTTATTTGGGCAATTGCATTGGAGCTATACCTCAAATTTCTTTGGTAACAATGTAAAAGCTAATGATTACCAATCGAGAGCTTTGATTGCTACATACTTGAAATTAGGACTTTTAAAACCAAATCATGAAGTTTTAGTTCTGTCAAATAAAAAGAATTGCCACCAGTATTTATGGAATGAAGAAACAAATGAACTACAGTCACAAGAAGTAGATACCAAATTTGAAAAAGAAACGATAGCTTGGTACGAAACTGCTGATTATTTGTACAACAACAATTTGTTAAAGTAA
- a CDS encoding phosphatase PAP2 family protein, translating to MSFRTYCNSIHGAEFLYQEYKDISVWYGITGYLVAAGTGFFRMYNDRHWLTDVVAGAGIGIISTKVAYWLHPVIEKKIFKSKNKSNKIAMPFYNGKQYGVGVAITF from the coding sequence ATTTCCTTCAGGACATACTGCAACAGCATTCATGGGGCAGAATTTTTATATCAGGAATACAAAGATATATCTGTTTGGTACGGTATTACCGGATATCTGGTAGCAGCCGGAACCGGTTTCTTCAGGATGTATAACGACCGGCATTGGCTTACTGATGTAGTAGCAGGAGCCGGAATAGGGATCATAAGTACTAAAGTAGCTTATTGGCTACATCCGGTAATCGAAAAAAAGATATTCAAAAGTAAAAATAAGTCGAACAAGATTGCAATGCCTTTCTATAACGGAAAGCAATATGGTGTGGGGGTAGCTATTACTTTTTAA
- a CDS encoding HD domain-containing protein: MSQTNKLKIFNDPIYGFITIPNTLIYDLIQHPYFQRLRRISQMGMSYLVYPGAHHTRFHHALGCMHIMQKAVQTLRFKGIAISPEEENALYIAILLHDIGHGPFSHAMEHSIVEDIQHEQISLLFMEQLDVEFEGQLALAIKVFKGEYHRKFMLQLISSQLDMDRMDYLKRDSFYSGVAEGNINSERLIQMMNVEDDTLVIEEKGIYSVEKFLVARRLMYWQAYLHKTSVVAELTLVKILKRAKELYHKGVILEASKPLQYFLEKKIKIEQFDAFVLEMFSYLDDYDVLSAVKAWQFNEDIVLSSLCKMIINRDLLKIKMMDEKPTKETLLPYKEEYAKMTGLSDKELDYFVFKGNLKNQAYNKQSEPIRILKKDKTIEDVVEASDQLHLKALSKPVTKYFICFPKVILGKGGF; encoded by the coding sequence GTGAGCCAAACCAATAAACTCAAAATATTTAACGATCCTATTTACGGATTTATCACAATTCCGAATACATTAATTTACGATCTGATCCAACATCCTTATTTTCAAAGATTACGTCGTATCTCTCAAATGGGGATGTCTTATCTGGTCTATCCGGGAGCGCATCATACCCGTTTTCACCATGCCTTAGGCTGTATGCATATTATGCAAAAAGCTGTGCAAACACTACGTTTCAAAGGCATTGCTATTTCTCCGGAAGAAGAGAATGCGCTGTATATTGCTATTTTGTTGCATGATATCGGACATGGTCCTTTTAGTCATGCTATGGAGCACAGCATTGTAGAAGATATTCAGCACGAACAGATATCGCTCTTATTTATGGAGCAATTGGATGTGGAGTTTGAAGGACAACTAGCACTGGCTATTAAAGTTTTTAAAGGAGAATACCATCGTAAATTCATGTTGCAATTAATTTCCAGTCAATTGGATATGGATAGAATGGACTATCTGAAACGGGATAGCTTTTACAGTGGTGTAGCGGAAGGAAACATCAATAGCGAACGTTTGATCCAAATGATGAATGTAGAAGATGATACACTGGTTATCGAAGAAAAAGGAATTTATTCCGTAGAAAAATTTTTAGTTGCCCGTCGTTTGATGTATTGGCAGGCCTATTTGCATAAAACATCTGTAGTTGCCGAACTTACTCTGGTTAAAATCCTGAAAAGAGCGAAAGAATTGTATCACAAAGGAGTCATTTTAGAGGCTAGCAAGCCACTGCAATATTTTTTGGAGAAAAAAATTAAAATCGAACAATTTGATGCTTTTGTTTTAGAGATGTTCTCTTATTTAGATGATTATGATGTTTTAAGCGCTGTAAAAGCATGGCAGTTCAATGAAGATATAGTGCTAAGTTCTTTATGTAAGATGATTATTAACAGAGACTTACTAAAGATTAAAATGATGGATGAAAAGCCAACAAAAGAAACACTACTGCCTTACAAAGAAGAATATGCAAAAATGACAGGACTTTCCGATAAAGAGTTAGACTATTTTGTTTTTAAAGGGAATCTGAAAAACCAGGCTTATAACAAACAGAGTGAGCCGATTAGGATTCTGAAGAAAGATAAAACCATTGAAGATGTAGTAGAAGCATCGGATCAATTACACTTGAAAGCATTGTCAAAACCCGTTACTAAATATTTTATTTGTTTTCCAAAAGTCATCTTAGGAAAAGGAGGTTTTTAA
- a CDS encoding bifunctional UDP-3-O-[3-hydroxymyristoyl] N-acetylglucosamine deacetylase/3-hydroxyacyl-ACP dehydratase has protein sequence MVKQTTIGNEISLKGVGLHTGQEVTMTFKPAPINNGITFVRVDLEGEPVIEADANYVVNTQRGTNLEKKGVKIQTPEHVLAAVVGCDIDNIIIELDASELPIMDGSSKYFVEALEKAEIVEQNAERRVFEVKEVISYTDEATGSEITVIPHDEYYVTAMVDFGTKVLGTQNATMKNIKEFKTEIADSRTFSFLHELEALLNNGLIKGGDLNNAIVYVDKEISSETMENLKKAFDKDNISVKPNGILDNLTLHYPNEAARHKLLDVLGDLALIGTKIKGKVIANKPGHFVNTQFAKKMSKIIKLEERNQVPKYDINQQPALDVNQIMGLLPHRPPFLLVDKILELSDTHVVGLKNVTMNEPFFVGHFPGAPVMPGVLQIEAMAQAGGVLVLSTVPDPENYLTYFMKIDNVRFKHPVLPGDTLFFKLELLSPIRRGICHMQGYAYANGRLVTEAELMAQIVKSK, from the coding sequence ATGGTTAAACAAACAACCATTGGTAATGAAATTTCATTAAAAGGTGTGGGGCTTCACACCGGTCAAGAAGTGACAATGACTTTTAAACCGGCTCCGATTAACAACGGGATAACTTTTGTTCGTGTTGATCTGGAAGGAGAACCGGTTATTGAAGCTGATGCTAATTATGTTGTAAATACGCAAAGAGGTACAAACCTAGAGAAAAAAGGAGTAAAGATCCAGACTCCGGAACATGTATTGGCTGCTGTTGTAGGTTGCGATATTGACAATATTATTATCGAATTAGATGCTTCTGAACTTCCTATTATGGACGGTTCATCCAAATATTTTGTTGAAGCTTTGGAAAAGGCTGAAATTGTAGAACAAAATGCTGAGCGCAGAGTTTTTGAAGTAAAAGAAGTTATTTCCTATACAGATGAAGCTACAGGAAGTGAAATTACAGTTATTCCACATGACGAATATTATGTAACTGCTATGGTAGATTTTGGGACTAAAGTTTTAGGCACTCAAAATGCTACTATGAAAAATATTAAAGAATTTAAAACTGAAATTGCCGATTCAAGAACTTTCAGTTTCTTACATGAGTTGGAAGCTTTACTGAATAACGGATTAATTAAAGGTGGTGATTTGAATAATGCTATTGTTTATGTGGACAAGGAAATCTCCTCTGAAACAATGGAAAATTTAAAAAAGGCTTTCGATAAAGATAATATTTCAGTTAAACCTAACGGTATTTTAGACAATCTTACCTTACATTACCCTAATGAAGCTGCCCGCCACAAATTATTAGACGTTTTAGGAGATTTAGCATTGATCGGGACAAAAATAAAAGGTAAAGTTATTGCTAATAAACCGGGGCATTTTGTAAACACTCAGTTTGCTAAAAAGATGTCTAAAATTATCAAATTAGAAGAACGCAATCAAGTACCGAAATACGACATCAATCAGCAACCGGCTTTGGACGTAAACCAAATCATGGGATTACTACCGCACAGACCTCCGTTTTTGTTGGTTGACAAAATTCTGGAATTATCAGATACTCATGTAGTAGGGTTAAAAAATGTAACCATGAACGAACCGTTCTTTGTGGGACATTTTCCGGGAGCGCCAGTTATGCCAGGAGTCTTACAAATTGAAGCAATGGCACAGGCCGGAGGTGTTTTAGTATTAAGTACCGTTCCCGATCCGGAAAATTATTTAACTTACTTCATGAAAATTGATAATGTACGTTTTAAACATCCGGTACTTCCCGGTGATACATTGTTCTTTAAATTAGAGTTGTTATCACCGATACGAAGAGGAATTTGCCACATGCAGGGTTATGCTTATGCTAATGGTAGATTGGTGACAGAAGCCGAATTAATGGCTCAAATTGTTAAATCAAAATAA
- a CDS encoding phosphatase PAP2 family protein, with amino-acid sequence MKVFFSIVALLSLFSVSAQIKNDTIIQDQRLKFDYKSLIIPSILVGYGIIGIESDGIKYYNSEIKHELNENIDEKFTIDDFSQYAPFVSVYALNGLGLQGKHDFKDRTIILATAYLLMGGTVYALKTTTKVERPDGSTNNSFPSGHTATAFMGQNFYIRNTKIYLFGTVLPDIW; translated from the coding sequence ATGAAGGTGTTTTTTTCAATAGTAGCCCTATTGTCTTTATTTTCGGTGTCGGCTCAAATAAAGAACGATACCATAATACAAGATCAACGGCTGAAGTTTGATTACAAATCTTTAATCATACCGTCTATTTTAGTGGGCTATGGTATAATTGGTATTGAGAGTGATGGTATTAAGTATTACAATTCTGAAATAAAGCATGAACTCAATGAAAATATTGATGAAAAATTCACAATTGATGACTTTTCTCAATATGCGCCGTTTGTTTCAGTATATGCCTTAAACGGACTTGGATTACAGGGGAAACACGATTTTAAAGACAGAACAATAATTTTGGCAACCGCATACCTTCTGATGGGAGGAACGGTTTACGCCTTAAAAACAACAACAAAAGTAGAAAGACCTGACGGTTCAACGAATAATTCATTTCCTTCAGGACATACTGCAACAGCATTCATGGGGCAGAATTTTTATATCAGGAATACAAAGATATATCTGTTTGGTACGGTATTACCGGATATCTGGTAG
- the fabG gene encoding 3-oxoacyl-[acyl-carrier-protein] reductase, with amino-acid sequence MKLLEGKVAIITGASRGIGKGIAEIFAKNGANVAFTYSSSAASAQELENELNALGIKAKGYQSNAADFGEAQKLVDDVLADFGTVDILINNAGITKDNLLMRMSEEDFDKVIEINLKSVFNMTKAVQRTMLKNRAGSIINMSSVVGVKGNAGQANYAASKAGMIGFTKSIALELGSRNIRCNAIAPGFIETEMTAKLNEEVVKGWREAIPLKRGGTPDDVANACVFLASDMSAYITGQVLNVDGGMLT; translated from the coding sequence ATGAAATTATTAGAAGGAAAAGTTGCTATTATTACCGGAGCCAGTAGAGGTATCGGGAAAGGAATAGCAGAAATATTTGCCAAGAACGGTGCTAATGTTGCTTTTACGTACAGTTCATCTGCTGCTTCAGCTCAGGAATTAGAAAATGAATTAAATGCTTTAGGAATTAAAGCAAAAGGATACCAATCAAATGCTGCTGATTTCGGTGAAGCGCAAAAATTAGTTGACGATGTTTTAGCCGACTTCGGTACGGTTGATATCCTAATAAATAACGCCGGAATAACAAAAGACAACCTTTTAATGCGTATGTCTGAAGAAGATTTTGATAAAGTAATTGAAATCAACCTGAAGTCTGTTTTCAATATGACTAAAGCCGTTCAGAGAACCATGCTAAAAAACAGAGCCGGTTCCATTATCAACATGAGTAGTGTAGTGGGAGTTAAAGGAAATGCCGGACAGGCTAATTATGCTGCATCAAAAGCAGGTATGATCGGATTTACTAAATCGATAGCTTTAGAGCTAGGATCCAGAAATATCCGTTGCAATGCAATCGCTCCCGGATTTATTGAAACAGAAATGACGGCAAAATTAAATGAAGAGGTGGTTAAAGGCTGGAGAGAAGCTATTCCGTTGAAAAGAGGAGGAACTCCTGATGACGTAGCAAATGCTTGTGTGTTCTTAGCATCAGATATGAGTGCTTATATTACCGGACAAGTATTGAATGTTGACGGTGGAATGTTAACTTAA
- the sucD gene encoding succinate--CoA ligase subunit alpha has product MSVLVNKNSKIIVQGFTGSEGTFHASQMIEYGTNVVGGVTPGKGGSTHLDKPVFNTVKDAVDQVGADTSIIFVPPAFAADAIMEAAEAGIKVIICITEGIPVADMIKAFDYIKDKGCRLIGPNCPGVITPEEAKVGIMPGFVFKKGKVGIVSKSGTLTYEAADQVVKQGLGITTAIGIGGDPIIGTTTKEAVELLMNDAETECIIMIGEIGGQLEADAARWVKADGNRKPVVGFIAGETAPKGRTMGHAGAIVGGADDTAEAKKRIMRENGIFVVDSPAEIGKKVKEVLG; this is encoded by the coding sequence ATGAGCGTTTTAGTTAATAAAAATTCAAAAATAATTGTTCAAGGATTTACTGGTAGTGAAGGTACTTTCCATGCATCACAAATGATTGAATATGGTACAAACGTTGTAGGAGGTGTAACACCGGGTAAAGGTGGTTCAACTCATTTAGACAAACCTGTTTTCAATACTGTGAAAGATGCAGTAGACCAAGTAGGTGCCGATACTTCTATTATATTTGTTCCGCCTGCATTTGCTGCAGATGCTATTATGGAAGCTGCAGAAGCCGGTATCAAAGTAATCATTTGTATTACAGAAGGTATTCCTGTAGCAGACATGATCAAAGCATTCGATTATATTAAAGATAAAGGTTGTCGTTTAATCGGACCTAACTGTCCCGGAGTAATTACTCCTGAAGAAGCAAAAGTAGGAATTATGCCTGGTTTCGTTTTCAAAAAAGGAAAAGTAGGTATTGTTTCTAAATCTGGTACTTTAACGTATGAAGCTGCTGACCAGGTTGTAAAACAAGGATTAGGTATCACAACTGCAATCGGTATCGGTGGTGACCCGATCATTGGTACTACAACTAAAGAAGCAGTTGAATTACTAATGAACGATGCAGAAACGGAATGTATCATCATGATCGGTGAGATCGGTGGACAATTAGAAGCTGATGCAGCTCGTTGGGTTAAAGCTGACGGTAACCGTAAACCGGTTGTTGGTTTTATCGCAGGAGAAACAGCTCCTAAAGGTAGAACAATGGGACATGCAGGAGCTATCGTAGGTGGTGCCGATGATACTGCTGAAGCTAAAAAACGTATCATGAGAGAGAACGGAATTTTTGTAGTAGATTCACCGGCTGAGATCGGTAAAAAAGTGAAAGAAGTTTTAGGATAA
- the lpxD gene encoding UDP-3-O-(3-hydroxymyristoyl)glucosamine N-acyltransferase gives MKFTAEQIAGILEGEVVGNPNAEVFKLAKIEEGTEGALTFLANPKYINHIYTTNATVTIVNKSFEPEQEIQTTLIKVEDAYKAFSTLLEYYNQVKLMKSGIEQPSAISEGVTYGDDLYLGSFSYVGKNVTIGNNVKIYPNSFIGDNVVIGDNTILFAGVRIYSETVIGNNCTIHSGSIIGSDGFGFAPQEDGTYKKVPQIGNVIIEDNVEIGSCTTIDRATLGSTVIRKGVKLDNQIQIAHNVEIGENTVIASQTGVAGSTKIGKNCQIGGQVGIVGHITIGDNVRIQAQSGIGKSLKDNEAVQGSPAFGYADFAKSFVHFKNLPKIVADLENLKKNNN, from the coding sequence ATGAAATTTACTGCAGAGCAAATAGCTGGAATTTTAGAAGGAGAAGTGGTAGGAAACCCTAACGCAGAGGTCTTTAAATTAGCTAAAATTGAAGAAGGAACAGAAGGTGCTTTGACATTTCTGGCTAACCCGAAATATATCAATCATATATATACAACAAATGCAACGGTAACAATAGTTAACAAATCTTTTGAACCGGAACAGGAAATACAAACTACTTTAATAAAAGTAGAAGATGCTTACAAAGCGTTTTCAACGCTATTAGAGTATTACAATCAGGTAAAACTGATGAAATCCGGTATTGAACAACCCAGCGCTATTTCTGAAGGAGTTACTTATGGTGATGATCTGTATCTGGGAAGTTTTAGTTATGTCGGAAAAAATGTAACTATAGGAAATAACGTAAAGATTTATCCGAACAGTTTTATAGGCGATAATGTAGTGATAGGAGATAATACTATTCTGTTTGCAGGTGTCAGAATCTATTCTGAAACGGTTATTGGTAATAATTGTACCATTCATTCAGGAAGTATTATCGGATCGGATGGTTTCGGTTTTGCACCACAGGAAGACGGAACCTATAAAAAAGTACCGCAAATAGGTAATGTAATTATTGAAGATAATGTTGAGATCGGTTCTTGTACTACAATAGACAGAGCAACATTGGGTTCAACAGTAATCAGAAAAGGAGTCAAATTAGACAATCAAATTCAGATCGCTCATAATGTTGAAATCGGAGAAAATACGGTGATCGCTTCACAAACCGGAGTAGCAGGTTCAACAAAAATCGGTAAAAATTGTCAGATCGGTGGGCAAGTGGGTATTGTAGGACATATTACCATCGGAGATAATGTTCGTATTCAGGCACAATCAGGAATCGGTAAAAGTTTAAAAGACAATGAAGCCGTACAGGGAAGCCCGGCATTCGGTTATGCTGATTTTGCAAAATCCTTTGTACATTTTAAGAACTTACCTAAAATCGTAGCCGATTTAGAAAATTTGAAGAAGAATAACAACTAA
- a CDS encoding sulfite exporter TauE/SafE family protein, whose amino-acid sequence MILKVIFLGLTTIIAFWLSAISGGGASLILIPVLNLFLPASTIPFTLTVGTLSSSASRIVFFKKHINWKIFFWFFPFSVPAAFLGASLMKSLNPDYLQFGISLFLIANVAQLIQSKDKLEKNSKKSNNSLLALIGFLAGFISGITGAIGLLFNRFYFKYGLSKEEIIATRAINEICLHITKLIIYISLGLFSKDAVWFGVTIALGAIASSYTVKFLLPFIKDSLYKRIGYTAMVCSGCILLISSSNRIIEQDHISVFTQTNETTINWRNKKIALEFSEKEGLEIEIPIDKEELPEEIKKEFHKFTEEYDKIIIEKIYKNYTTEYYEFNCYRENHLKRVAVLKG is encoded by the coding sequence ATGATTCTGAAAGTAATATTCTTAGGGCTTACCACAATCATTGCTTTTTGGCTAAGCGCAATAAGCGGCGGCGGCGCAAGTCTGATTCTGATTCCGGTATTGAACTTGTTTTTACCGGCTTCTACTATCCCTTTTACTTTAACAGTAGGAACACTGTCAAGCTCAGCTTCTCGGATAGTTTTCTTTAAAAAACATATTAATTGGAAGATATTCTTTTGGTTTTTTCCGTTTTCTGTTCCTGCTGCATTTTTAGGAGCATCACTCATGAAATCTCTTAACCCTGATTACCTGCAATTCGGAATTTCTCTTTTTTTAATAGCTAATGTAGCTCAGTTAATACAATCAAAAGACAAGTTAGAAAAGAATTCGAAAAAATCCAATAATTCACTTTTAGCCTTAATTGGCTTTTTAGCAGGCTTCATATCAGGAATAACAGGAGCTATAGGATTATTATTTAACAGGTTTTACTTCAAATACGGACTTTCAAAAGAGGAGATCATTGCTACAAGGGCTATAAATGAGATTTGTTTACATATTACGAAGTTAATCATCTATATTTCATTGGGATTATTCTCAAAAGATGCAGTTTGGTTTGGTGTAACGATAGCTTTGGGAGCTATTGCATCTTCCTATACAGTAAAATTTTTACTTCCTTTTATAAAAGACTCTTTGTATAAGAGAATAGGCTACACCGCTATGGTGTGTTCCGGTTGTATTTTATTAATAAGTTCATCCAATAGAATTATAGAACAGGATCATATTTCCGTATTTACTCAAACAAATGAAACAACAATAAATTGGAGAAATAAAAAGATAGCCTTAGAGTTCTCTGAAAAAGAAGGCTTAGAAATAGAGATTCCTATTGATAAAGAAGAATTACCGGAAGAAATAAAAAAAGAATTTCATAAATTTACAGAAGAGTATGACAAAATAATCATTGAAAAGATTTACAAGAATTATACAACTGAATATTATGAATTCAACTGTTATCGAGAAAATCATTTAAAAAGAGTAGCAGTGCTCAAAGGATAA
- the efp gene encoding elongation factor P: MATTADIRNGLCIKFNHDIYKIVEFLHVKPGKGPAFVRTKLKSLTTGKVLDNTFSAGHKIETVRVETHTFQYLYREGEDFHFMNNETFEQITLNKNILDAPDLLKEGENVMVQINTETELPIAVDMPASVVLEITYTEPGVKGNTATNATKPATVETGATVNVPLFINEGDKVKIDTATGKYMERV; encoded by the coding sequence ATGGCTACAACAGCAGATATTAGAAACGGATTATGTATTAAGTTTAACCACGATATTTATAAGATCGTTGAATTTTTGCACGTAAAACCAGGAAAAGGTCCTGCTTTCGTTAGAACCAAACTAAAATCATTAACAACAGGAAAAGTTTTGGATAATACTTTTTCTGCTGGTCATAAAATTGAAACAGTTCGTGTTGAAACACATACTTTTCAGTATTTATACAGAGAAGGAGAAGATTTTCATTTCATGAATAATGAAACATTTGAACAAATTACCTTAAACAAAAATATCTTAGATGCTCCTGATCTATTAAAAGAAGGAGAGAATGTAATGGTTCAGATCAATACAGAAACTGAATTGCCTATAGCTGTAGATATGCCGGCTTCTGTTGTATTAGAGATAACTTACACTGAACCGGGAGTTAAAGGTAATACGGCAACAAACGCAACAAAACCGGCTACAGTAGAAACCGGAGCAACAGTAAACGTTCCTTTATTTATCAATGAAGGTGATAAAGTTAAAATTGATACTGCTACCGGAAAATATATGGAAAGAGTTTAA